The proteins below come from a single Oscillospiraceae bacterium genomic window:
- a CDS encoding antitoxin VbhA family protein: MAPITREQALENALASSRMEGYEVTEQTRIDCRRLMDGKVDARTLAAEILARRRAQRG, translated from the coding sequence ATGGCACCGATTACCCGCGAACAGGCATTGGAAAACGCTTTGGCATCTTCGCGCATGGAAGGGTACGAGGTTACGGAACAGACTCGCATAGATTGCCGCCGCCTGATGGACGGCAAAGTAGATGCCCGCACCTTGGCTGCCGAAATTCTGGCACGGCGCAGGGCGCAGCGAGGGTAA
- a CDS encoding Fic family protein — MANYAVDSLQDGCYPGTVVLINTLNIRNQADLDAVEGTIVPAKAALWEEKPLAESFDFAHYCAIHRFLFEDLYEWAGKPRTVDIAKKGTQFCLAAQIESTSSAIFSRLEKQCFLVGLDKAHFISAIVDLYERTNELHPFREGNGRTQRVFLSQLARHAGYVIDFARVDPDDLMIATIQAAGGVDDFLKELFGEMISE; from the coding sequence ATGGCAAACTATGCAGTGGATTCTTTGCAGGATGGGTGCTATCCGGGTACGGTTGTATTGATAAACACATTGAACATTCGTAATCAAGCGGATTTGGACGCTGTGGAAGGTACGATCGTTCCTGCCAAGGCTGCTTTATGGGAAGAAAAACCTTTAGCAGAAAGTTTCGATTTTGCGCATTACTGTGCGATTCATCGCTTTTTGTTTGAAGATTTATACGAATGGGCGGGTAAGCCGCGCACCGTAGATATTGCAAAGAAAGGCACGCAGTTTTGCCTCGCTGCGCAAATTGAAAGTACATCAAGTGCGATTTTTTCCAGATTAGAGAAGCAATGCTTTCTTGTGGGGTTAGATAAAGCACATTTCATTTCTGCCATAGTAGATTTATACGAACGGACAAATGAACTTCACCCATTCCGCGAAGGCAACGGCAGGACCCAGCGTGTTTTTCTTTCGCAGCTTGCCCGCCATGCGGGATATGTCATTGATTTTGCCCGTGTTGACCCGGATGATTTGATGATTGCCACAATTCAGGCTGCAGGCGGCGTGGATGATTTTTTGAAAGAGCTATTTGGCGAAATGATTTCCGAATAG
- a CDS encoding glycoside hydrolase family 2 protein — MLDAKLVCDPFYRKNEYEVRELFNQDFCYTLCFVPQKEILKQEYAELVFYGLDTLADIRLNGEFLASVDNMHRTWRLPVAGKLKRGENHLEIIFRSSLKFIREKGQDPSIHYVAKGCIRGNNYLRKAHCMFGWDWGPQLPDAGIWRPVELCAFSDARIADVRIKQEHCTGTVFLQTKVRLAQLADLESYTVCCTLTSPSGDALYAQSVSAEETAAVSFVLKSPQLWWPNTYGEQPLYTLNVELHDKDSQVLDDWHKQIGLRELTISRNQDEWGEEFCFRVNGVKIFAMGADYIPEDSVVTRVTPEQTLRLLKDCAAANFNTIRVWGGGYYPDDWFYDACDRLGLIVWQDAMFACNVYRMDAAFEENIRAELRDNLLRIRHHACLGLLCGNNEMELGWVGWEDVVTHHPALKADYIKMFEYVISQEAQINAPDVFYWPSSPSSGGSFDDPNAENRGDVHYWDVWHRMKPFTDYEKFYFRFCSEFGFESFPGRKTIETFTEPSDRNIFSPVMESHQKNGAANGLIMFYISSYYRYPKDFDSLLYISQLLQAEAMRHGVEHWRRNRGRCMGAIYWQLNDCWPVASWASIDYFGRWKALHYYARRFFSPRMVTAKAEDAKLRMWVHNDSRTALEGTVEVELRDTAYGLLAHMEVPVQVPPLSVTELDPVDFMQELAERGQDTVFVAYRLCEKNNTGAYASTLFCRPKQMELPRPNYTVHVLDCGNVFDIYVKSDCYAHQVEIETNLTDRPFSDNYFSLCTPQGVHVALEKDSVAPGVTAEQLRESLQVRSVADTF; from the coding sequence GCAAAACTGGTATGTGATCCCTTTTATCGAAAAAACGAGTATGAAGTCCGAGAGCTGTTTAATCAGGACTTTTGCTACACGCTGTGCTTTGTACCGCAAAAGGAGATTCTGAAGCAGGAGTATGCCGAATTGGTCTTTTACGGACTGGACACCCTGGCTGATATTCGATTGAACGGTGAGTTCCTCGCGTCGGTGGATAATATGCATCGCACATGGCGTTTGCCGGTTGCCGGCAAATTGAAAAGGGGCGAAAACCATCTGGAAATTATCTTTCGATCTTCGTTGAAATTTATCCGGGAAAAAGGTCAGGATCCCTCCATACACTATGTGGCAAAGGGCTGTATCCGCGGAAACAATTATTTACGAAAAGCACATTGTATGTTCGGCTGGGATTGGGGTCCCCAACTGCCGGATGCAGGTATCTGGCGCCCGGTGGAGTTGTGCGCTTTTTCGGACGCGCGCATCGCCGACGTGCGCATAAAGCAGGAACATTGCACCGGAACGGTCTTCCTTCAAACGAAAGTGCGTCTCGCCCAACTTGCAGACTTAGAGAGTTACACTGTCTGCTGCACACTCACTTCGCCGTCAGGAGATGCGCTATATGCACAAAGTGTGTCCGCAGAGGAAACAGCAGCGGTATCTTTCGTGCTGAAATCTCCGCAACTGTGGTGGCCGAACACGTATGGCGAGCAGCCTCTGTATACTTTGAATGTGGAACTGCATGACAAAGATAGTCAAGTGCTGGATGACTGGCACAAGCAGATTGGTCTGCGGGAGTTGACGATAAGCCGTAATCAGGATGAATGGGGTGAGGAATTCTGTTTTCGGGTCAATGGTGTCAAGATATTCGCCATGGGAGCTGACTATATACCCGAGGACAGTGTAGTCACGAGAGTTACGCCCGAGCAGACGCTGCGTCTTCTGAAGGATTGCGCCGCTGCCAACTTCAACACAATCCGCGTATGGGGCGGTGGCTACTATCCCGATGATTGGTTCTACGACGCCTGCGATCGCCTTGGCTTGATCGTCTGGCAGGATGCAATGTTTGCCTGTAATGTGTACCGGATGGATGCGGCGTTTGAAGAGAATATTCGTGCAGAGCTGCGGGACAATCTGCTGCGCATTCGTCATCACGCATGCTTGGGTCTTCTATGCGGTAACAACGAAATGGAGCTTGGCTGGGTGGGCTGGGAAGACGTGGTAACGCACCATCCTGCGCTGAAAGCAGACTACATCAAGATGTTCGAATACGTAATCTCGCAGGAAGCACAGATTAATGCGCCGGACGTGTTTTACTGGCCCTCCTCGCCCTCCTCGGGTGGTTCCTTCGATGATCCGAATGCCGAGAATCGGGGAGATGTCCATTATTGGGACGTATGGCATAGAATGAAGCCCTTTACAGATTACGAAAAGTTCTATTTCCGTTTTTGCTCTGAATTTGGATTTGAATCATTCCCCGGGCGCAAAACCATTGAGACTTTCACAGAGCCAAGTGACCGTAATATTTTTTCTCCCGTGATGGAAAGCCATCAGAAAAACGGTGCAGCCAATGGATTGATCATGTTCTATATTTCCAGCTATTACCGCTACCCGAAGGACTTTGACAGTCTGCTCTATATTTCGCAGCTTTTGCAGGCGGAAGCGATGCGGCACGGCGTGGAACACTGGCGACGTAACAGAGGCCGCTGCATGGGCGCCATTTACTGGCAGCTCAACGACTGCTGGCCGGTGGCATCGTGGGCCAGTATTGATTATTTCGGACGCTGGAAAGCGTTGCACTATTATGCACGCCGCTTTTTTTCGCCGCGTATGGTGACGGCAAAGGCGGAAGATGCCAAACTGCGGATGTGGGTTCACAACGACAGTCGCACAGCGCTTGAGGGCACGGTTGAGGTAGAGCTGAGAGACACGGCTTATGGTCTTTTGGCTCATATGGAGGTGCCGGTTCAGGTGCCGCCTCTCAGCGTGACAGAACTGGATCCGGTTGACTTTATGCAGGAGTTGGCGGAACGCGGACAGGATACGGTATTTGTTGCGTATCGGTTGTGCGAAAAGAACAATACCGGCGCATATGCCAGCACGCTGTTCTGTCGACCCAAACAAATGGAGTTACCACGACCGAACTACACAGTGCATGTGCTGGACTGCGGTAATGTGTTTGATATTTACGTAAAAAGCGATTGTTATGCGCATCAAGTGGAGATAGAAACAAACTTGACTGACCGCCCATTCTCCGATAACTACTTCTCCTTGTGTACACCGCAGGGTGTACATGTCGCACTGGAAAAGGACTCTGTGGCGCCGGGAGTGACAGCAGAACAGTTGCGAGAAAGCTTGCAAGTGCGTAGTGTGGCAGATACATTCTGA
- a CDS encoding M23 family metallopeptidase, producing MAGKLAIRLSGCESAGAVILTVYGRLFRLYAHKTQTAVTAGEAVTAGQVVGYVDSTGNHLHFEVMQGWVRVDPLSLHSLKYIRFTAFVLPEAPHL from the coding sequence TTGGCAGGGAAATTAGCAATCCGTCTTTCTGGATGCGAATCTGCAGGTGCGGTGATTCTCACCGTTTATGGACGTTTATTTCGCCTGTATGCCCACAAAACGCAAACTGCCGTTACCGCTGGTGAAGCGGTAACGGCAGGGCAGGTTGTTGGGTATGTGGATTCAACTGGCAACCATCTGCATTTTGAGGTCATGCAGGGCTGGGTTAGGGTTGATCCGCTGAGCTTGCATTCTTTAAAGTATATTCGCTTTACTGCTTTTGTTTTGCCAGAAGCGCCGCACCTATGA
- a CDS encoding ROK family protein: protein MAYLGVDLGGTNIKAALVTEEGKILREASVPTALPRSSEAVCDDIVKLCTELASGEWVEAIGVGCPGSVDRGRVLYSNNLNWHNFNMAEYLQSRTGLPVYIGNDANVAALGEALAGCAKGAESAVIVTLGTGIGGGVVLQGKLLTGYTGVASEPGHMVIMDSLDAPRCTCGRCGCFESLASATALIRMTAETYRAHPQSLLHTLAPREDAITGRTAFDAAVQGDIAAQEVVEHYIHYLAVGVANLINIFFPEVIGLSGGVANQGEALLKPLRAAVEPMVFGNAFAQKHTRITTCTLGYHAGVIGAALLAKQKQ, encoded by the coding sequence ATGGCATATTTGGGCGTTGACCTAGGTGGAACCAATATTAAGGCGGCGCTGGTGACGGAGGAAGGGAAAATCCTGCGAGAAGCATCAGTGCCCACGGCGCTCCCGCGTTCGTCCGAGGCTGTGTGCGATGACATAGTGAAGCTCTGCACAGAGTTGGCCTCGGGGGAGTGGGTGGAAGCAATCGGTGTCGGTTGCCCTGGTTCGGTGGATCGTGGCCGGGTGCTCTATTCTAACAACTTGAATTGGCATAATTTTAATATGGCAGAATATTTGCAGAGTCGTACAGGTCTGCCAGTTTATATCGGTAATGATGCCAATGTGGCAGCCTTGGGTGAGGCGCTGGCGGGCTGCGCCAAAGGTGCAGAAAGCGCGGTCATCGTGACATTGGGCACCGGCATAGGCGGTGGCGTAGTGCTGCAAGGAAAACTTCTAACTGGCTATACTGGTGTAGCCTCAGAGCCTGGGCATATGGTGATTATGGACAGCCTCGATGCACCACGCTGCACTTGCGGGCGGTGTGGATGCTTTGAAAGCCTCGCAAGTGCAACGGCTTTGATCCGAATGACGGCAGAGACATACCGTGCCCACCCGCAGAGCCTGCTACATACGCTGGCCCCGCGGGAGGATGCTATAACAGGACGAACCGCCTTCGATGCCGCAGTCCAAGGCGATATTGCGGCTCAGGAAGTGGTGGAACATTATATTCATTACTTGGCGGTTGGAGTAGCAAACCTCATTAATATCTTTTTCCCGGAAGTCATTGGACTTTCAGGCGGCGTGGCAAATCAGGGAGAGGCACTTTTGAAACCACTGCGTGCAGCAGTGGAACCGATGGTGTTCGGCAATGCCTTTGCCCAAAAGCATACGAGGATTACGACCTGTACGCTGGGTTACCACGCCGGGGTCATAGGTGCGGCGCTTCTGGCAAAACAAAAGCAGTAA
- a CDS encoding transposase: protein MLFKVLVCAYMKGVYSSRKIEDLCRENMVFRWMLEDQKALDHCTIARFRSNRNL from the coding sequence GTGTTATTTAAAGTTCTGGTGTGCGCCTACATGAAGGGCGTATATTCCAGCCGTAAAATAGAGGATCTGTGCAGGGAGAATATGGTATTCCGCTGGATGCTGGAGGATCAGAAAGCGCTGGATCACTGCACCATAGCAAGATTTCGGAGCAACCGTAACCTGTAG